One genomic segment of Aliarcobacter cibarius includes these proteins:
- a CDS encoding sulfite exporter TauE/SafE family protein: MELELIVFGLITGFTSGFFGIGGGSILIPMLLLVGFVMKEAVAISIMQMVFSSIYGSFLNSKKIKGLVRDGIILGIGAIFGGLVSGYFLPSIPNIYLQYIFIATLIYTIYTLFRAPASQDVEQEDKNIFLLIFIGFFVGIFAMSIGIGGSLMLLPILVRFLKYDLKVATALGLFFVIFSSIGGFISTSIYGNMLYYEGAIIGIGSVIGVYFGIKVKEKTKATSYKKFVLTLNLFVLIIMIYKTI; this comes from the coding sequence GTGGAATTAGAACTTATTGTATTTGGATTAATTACTGGATTTACATCAGGTTTTTTTGGAATTGGTGGAGGAAGTATTTTAATTCCTATGCTTTTACTCGTTGGATTTGTTATGAAGGAAGCTGTTGCAATATCAATCATGCAAATGGTTTTTTCATCAATTTATGGTTCATTTTTAAATTCAAAAAAAATAAAAGGCTTAGTTAGAGATGGTATTATTTTAGGAATTGGAGCTATATTTGGTGGATTAGTTAGTGGATATTTTTTACCTAGTATTCCAAATATATATCTTCAATACATATTCATAGCTACTCTTATTTATACAATATATACCCTTTTTAGAGCTCCTGCAAGTCAAGATGTAGAACAAGAAGATAAAAATATATTTCTACTAATTTTTATTGGTTTTTTTGTTGGAATTTTTGCTATGAGTATAGGAATTGGTGGTTCATTGATGCTTCTACCAATATTGGTACGATTTTTAAAATATGATTTAAAAGTAGCAACTGCTTTAGGACTGTTTTTTGTTATTTTTTCTTCAATTGGTGGTTTTATTTCAACTTCAATTTATGGAAATATGCTCTACTATGAAGGAGCAATTATAGGTATAGGTTCTGTTATTGGAGTATATTTTGGAATAAAAGTAAAAGAGAAAACAAAAGCAACTTCGTATAAAAAATTTGTATTAACATTAAATCTGTTTGTTTTAATAATTATGATTTACAAAACTATCTAA
- a CDS encoding FAD-dependent oxidoreductase: protein MIYDVVIIGGGAAGFGCALTLASANDKFEWAKDKKYLIIDDNKSDLNAGKYFNVAGIEAGINGVDLLEKMKVQLKQYSNNELKNSTVNKIEKVESGFIIICENQTIESKTLVLATGMHKFDIEFSEVQVKENIFAPKPNKILLANTNNLISENLYVAGLASGVPSMFACANGDGTKVACDILKSWCGKVAVVHDVKS, encoded by the coding sequence ATGATTTATGATGTTGTTATTATAGGTGGTGGTGCGGCTGGATTTGGTTGTGCATTGACTCTTGCTAGTGCTAATGATAAGTTTGAATGGGCAAAAGATAAAAAATATTTAATTATTGATGATAACAAAAGTGATTTAAATGCTGGTAAATATTTTAATGTTGCTGGAATTGAGGCTGGTATAAATGGAGTTGATTTATTAGAAAAGATGAAAGTTCAATTAAAACAATATTCTAACAACGAACTAAAAAATAGTACAGTTAACAAAATAGAAAAAGTAGAGTCTGGATTTATAATCATTTGTGAAAATCAAACTATAGAATCAAAAACTCTTGTTTTAGCAACAGGTATGCATAAATTTGATATAGAATTTAGTGAAGTTCAAGTAAAAGAAAATATTTTTGCTCCTAAACCAAATAAAATTTTATTAGCAAATACAAATAATCTTATTTCAGAGAATCTTTATGTTGCTGGTCTTGCAAGTGGTGTTCCTTCTATGTTTGCATGTGCTAATGGAGATGGAACAAAAGTTGCTTGTGATATCTTAAAAAGTTGGTGTGGAAAAGTTGCAGTTGTACACGATGTAAAATCTTAA
- the abc-f gene encoding ribosomal protection-like ABC-F family protein, with amino-acid sequence MALIDLQNISKQYDIKVILKDANFTLQQGQRVAVIGQNGQGKSTLFKIIMKTVEPDSGEMAIDRSVKIEMLDQQPKFEANLSVRDAIENQLVELKTAKAEYERVTNELATNYEDQDLLRKQSDLASFIDFHNAWDLDNMIERVLVEFQLKEYENKDVNMLSGGEQRRVSLAGLILKKPDVLLLDEPTNHLDVYMVEFLEELLLKNNFTLLFISHDRYFIDNIATSVVEVEGGELRRFNGGYSAYLEQKAQILSNMQKEHENLLRLVKQEAHWMQHGVTARRKRNERRKAEYFDLKQKAKTNPAVIKKMSIELQREQKSFNSEEKQQNKKKMLYELDNVYKTLGEKELIKDFTTRILQKDTIAIVGPNGSGKSTLLKIFMEKLKIDKGTFKKGDFQIGYFDQQREMLDDNKTIMEIFCPNGGDRVVLDDGRNMHVFGYLKNFLFPKEYLDKKVGVLSGGEKNRVALALLFTKRVDCMILDEPTNDLDIPTINILEEYLQNFQGALIFVSHDRYFVDKIAKKLFVFQGNGHIMESFQPYSEYLQIEKELKELDSLEVEIEKDKTTSKVVNEPKKQTKLSYKDQREYDILPKEIEDLENKIAELNNCLADPKCYEKMGIIALSKELEDTKTIYEEKVERFLHLEELIESFNN; translated from the coding sequence ATGGCACTAATAGACTTACAAAACATCTCAAAACAATACGATATAAAAGTTATTCTAAAAGATGCAAACTTTACCCTACAACAAGGGCAAAGAGTTGCAGTTATTGGTCAAAATGGACAAGGTAAATCAACTCTATTTAAAATTATTATGAAAACTGTTGAACCAGATAGTGGTGAAATGGCTATTGATAGGTCAGTAAAAATAGAGATGCTAGATCAACAACCAAAATTTGAAGCAAACTTAAGTGTAAGAGATGCCATTGAAAATCAACTAGTAGAACTAAAAACTGCCAAAGCTGAATATGAAAGAGTTACAAATGAATTAGCTACAAATTATGAAGATCAAGATTTGTTAAGAAAACAGAGTGATTTAGCTTCATTTATTGATTTTCATAATGCTTGGGATCTAGATAACATGATAGAAAGAGTTTTGGTTGAATTTCAATTAAAAGAATATGAAAACAAAGATGTAAACATGTTAAGTGGAGGAGAACAACGTAGAGTTAGCCTCGCTGGACTAATTTTAAAAAAACCAGATGTTCTACTTTTAGATGAGCCTACAAATCATCTTGATGTTTATATGGTTGAATTTTTAGAAGAATTACTTTTAAAAAATAACTTTACTCTACTTTTCATCTCTCACGATAGATATTTTATTGATAATATTGCTACAAGTGTTGTTGAAGTTGAAGGTGGAGAATTAAGACGTTTTAATGGAGGATACTCTGCTTATTTAGAACAAAAAGCTCAAATCTTATCAAATATGCAAAAAGAGCATGAAAACCTTCTAAGACTTGTAAAACAAGAAGCTCACTGGATGCAACATGGAGTTACTGCAAGAAGAAAAAGAAACGAAAGAAGAAAAGCTGAATATTTTGATTTAAAACAAAAAGCAAAAACAAATCCGGCAGTAATAAAAAAAATGAGCATAGAACTTCAAAGAGAGCAAAAATCTTTTAATAGTGAAGAAAAACAACAAAATAAGAAAAAAATGCTCTATGAACTTGATAATGTATACAAAACATTGGGTGAAAAAGAGTTAATCAAAGATTTTACTACTAGAATTCTACAAAAAGATACTATTGCAATAGTTGGACCAAATGGAAGTGGAAAATCAACTCTACTTAAAATTTTTATGGAAAAACTAAAAATAGACAAAGGAACTTTTAAAAAAGGTGATTTCCAAATAGGTTACTTTGATCAACAAAGAGAGATGCTAGATGACAACAAAACTATTATGGAGATTTTCTGCCCTAATGGTGGAGATAGAGTAGTTTTAGATGATGGAAGAAATATGCATGTTTTTGGATACTTGAAAAATTTTCTATTTCCAAAAGAGTATTTAGATAAAAAAGTAGGTGTTTTAAGTGGTGGTGAAAAAAATAGAGTTGCCCTTGCACTACTATTTACAAAAAGAGTTGATTGCATGATTCTTGATGAGCCTACAAATGATTTAGATATTCCTACAATCAATATTTTAGAAGAGTATCTACAAAATTTTCAAGGTGCACTAATATTTGTATCACATGATAGGTATTTCGTAGATAAGATTGCAAAAAAACTATTTGTATTCCAAGGAAATGGTCATATTATGGAAAGTTTCCAGCCATATAGTGAATATTTACAAATAGAAAAAGAGCTAAAAGAGCTTGATTCTTTAGAAGTTGAAATAGAAAAAGACAAAACTACTTCAAAAGTTGTAAATGAACCGAAAAAACAAACTAAATTATCATATAAAGATCAAAGAGAATATGATATTTTACCCAAAGAGATTGAAGATCTTGAAAATAAGATTGCCGAATTAAATAACTGCTTAGCTGATCCAAAATGTTATGAAAAGATGGGAATTATAGCACTTTCAAAAGAGCTTGAAGATACAAAAACTATCTATGAAGAAAAAGTTGAAAGATTCCTACATCTTGAAGAGTTAATTGAAAGTTTTAACAATTAA
- a CDS encoding GatB/YqeY domain-containing protein, which yields MSLKEKLNEDLKQAMRDKEVVKRDSIRAINTMVKQVEVDERRVLDDAEVIKLIQRGIKQREEAISQYSAAERDDLVQKEQDQVDVFMQYLPKQLSDDELETGMKEIISEVGATSLKDMGKVMGAASKKFAGVADGKRINEMVKKLLG from the coding sequence ATGAGTTTAAAAGAAAAATTAAATGAAGATTTAAAACAAGCGATGAGAGATAAAGAGGTTGTAAAAAGAGATTCTATTAGAGCTATTAATACAATGGTTAAGCAAGTTGAAGTTGATGAAAGAAGAGTTTTAGATGATGCTGAAGTTATAAAACTTATTCAAAGAGGTATCAAACAAAGAGAGGAAGCAATTTCTCAATATAGCGCTGCTGAAAGAGATGATTTAGTTCAAAAAGAGCAGGATCAAGTTGATGTATTTATGCAGTATTTACCAAAACAACTAAGTGATGATGAATTAGAAACTGGGATGAAAGAAATAATCAGTGAAGTTGGAGCAACTAGTTTAAAAGATATGGGAAAAGTTATGGGAGCAGCTTCAAAGAAATTTGCAGGTGTTGCAGATGGAAAAAGAATAAATGAGATGGTAAAAAAACTTTTAGGATAA